The genomic window ATCGCCCATTGAGGTGGGTGCTGTTGTAGGATATGATGTCAACACCTTTGAACCAGTAGAGCGGGAACCAAGTGATGATGCGCCGTTCAGTGCCTTGGCGTTCAAGATTATGACCGACCCTTATGTAGGACGACTCACTTTTTTCCGGGTTTATTCAGGCCAGGTGAAGACAGGTGATAATATCCTGAATGCCAATACTGGCAGGAAGGAGCGGGTGGGACGCCTTATGCTGATGCACGCGGACAAGCGGGAAGAACGTCGTATTGTGACCACTGGTGAGATTGCCGCCATCGTTGGACTGAAGCATACCCGCACCGGGGATACCCTTACCGATGAGGCCTCCCCGATCGTTCTCGAACGGATGGACTTTCCCGAGCCGGTCATTCGAGTGGCAGTTGAACCAGCGTCCAAGGTTGATAGCGATGCCATGGCCGAAGGACTGGCTAAACTGGCTGAAGAAGATCCCACCTTCCAAATCAGCATCGATACGGAAACCGGTCAAACGATCATCGCTGGTATGGGCGAGTTGCATCTGGAAATCATCATTGACCGGCTTAAGCGGGAGTTCAGGGTTCACGCCAATATCGGCGCTCCTCAGGTGGCTTATAAGGAAACCATTACGGTTGCGGCGGAAGCCGAAGGGAAATTCGTCCGTCAGACTGGTGGTCGCGGACAGTATGGTCACTGCCTGATTCGGATCAAGCCGCACGAAACCGGCAAAGGGTACCGGTTTGAGAACCAGATTGCAGGTGGTGTGATCCCGAAAGAATATATCCCGGCGATAGACCAAGGTATCCAGGAAGCTTTGAAAAACGGTATACTGGCTGGTTATCCGGTGGAAGATATCATCGTTGAGCTTTACGATGGTTCCTATCACGAAGTAGACTCATCGGAGATGGCTTTCAAGATCGCAGGATCCTTGGCAATCCAGGAAGCGGTACGGGAAGCTGAGCCTGTGCTGCTGGAACCGCACATGGATTTGGAAGTGGTGGTAATGGATGATTACCTTGGTGATGTGATGGGGGATCTCACGAGCCGCCGTGGGCACATCAAGGGCATGGAGAAGCGTAAAGGTGCCCAAGTTGTCCGGGCTGAGGTGCCCTTGTCGGAAATGTTTGGCTATGCCACTGACCTGCGTTCG from Candidatus Neomarinimicrobiota bacterium includes these protein-coding regions:
- the fusA gene encoding elongation factor G; translated protein: MEKTALEHVRNIGIMAHIDAGKTTTTERILYYTGRVHRMGEVHDGAATMDWMDQEKERGITITSAATTCFWNGHRINIIDTPGHVDFTVEVERSLRVLDGAIAVFCAVGGVEPQSETVWRQADKYRVPRIAFVNKMDRTGADFHHVLDMIRERLNANPVPIVLPIGAGELFTGLIDLITMRAILYVDEYGRHFEYADIPTDMQAEAEKYQRRLMEEIASYDEHLMEKYLAGEPFTGDEVKLAIRKACIDGSLVPTLCGAAFKNKGVQRLLDAVTDYLPSPIEVGAVVGYDVNTFEPVEREPSDDAPFSALAFKIMTDPYVGRLTFFRVYSGQVKTGDNILNANTGRKERVGRLMLMHADKREERRIVTTGEIAAIVGLKHTRTGDTLTDEASPIVLERMDFPEPVIRVAVEPASKVDSDAMAEGLAKLAEEDPTFQISIDTETGQTIIAGMGELHLEIIIDRLKREFRVHANIGAPQVAYKETITVAAEAEGKFVRQTGGRGQYGHCLIRIKPHETGKGYRFENQIAGGVIPKEYIPAIDQGIQEALKNGILAGYPVEDIIVELYDGSYHEVDSSEMAFKIAGSLAIQEAVREAEPVLLEPHMDLEVVVMDDYLGDVMGDLTSRRGHIKGMEKRKGAQVVRAEVPLSEMFGYATDLRSLTQGRAIFTMQFSRYLQVPEQVKDRILERVHGKIAA